A stretch of DNA from Methylosinus sp. LW4:
CACCGGCTCGGAGCGCCATCGCAAGCTCGCGCAGGAGGCGATCGAGGCGGTCGGCATAAAAGTGCTCGGAGCGCTGCCGCGCGATTCCGGCGTCGCGCTGCCGGAGCGTCATTTGGGTCTGGTGCAGGCCGGCGAGACGCGAGGGCTGGAGGCTCTGCTCGATCGGCTGGCCGAGCGCATGGAGGCCCATGTCGATCTCGACGCCTTGCTCGCCGCCGCGGGAGGCGGCCTCGTCGATCTCGCGCCCGGTCCTCTCCATGTCCCGCATGCGCCGGGCGGCCGCATCGCCGTCGCGCAGGACGAGGCTTTCTCTTTCTTCTACCCGCATCTCGCCCGCGCCTGGCGCGAAGCGGGCGCGGAGATCGTTTTCTTCTCGCCGCTCGCAGATGAAGTCCCGCCGGAGGATTGCGACGCCTGCTGGCTTCCCGGCGGCTATCCAGAGCTTCATGCGAGCCGGCTCGCGGCGGCGCAGAATTTTCTCGGCGGCCTTCGCCGCTTCGCCGCGACGCGCGCGGTCCATGGCGAGTGCGGCGGCTATATGACGCTCGGTCGGACGCTGACCGACGCGGCCGGCGCGGCGCATGAGATGGCCGGCCTGCTCGATCTGGCGACGAGTTTTGCGCAGCGCAAACTTCATTTGGGCTATAGGCGCGCAAGGCTTCTCGCCGATGGCGCGCTGGGCGCCGCGGGCGACGAGCTCGCTGGGCATGAATTCCACTATGCGACCATCGTGAGCGAGAAGGGCGAGCCCTTTGCGATGGTTACAGACGCCTATTCGCAGGAGCAGCGGCCGGCGGGGCTGCGGGCGGGGCGGGTGACGGGAAGCTTCTTCCACGCAATGACGAAAAAAAAGGGCCGCCGGTAACGCCAGCGGCCCAAGTCAAGGGAGGAAACGCCCAAGGAGGGCTACGGAGCGAGAGAAGTTCTCGCTGCGTCGCACTGTTGTATTGCTGCGGCGCACAAGTGTCAAGCGCCTTTTTGGAAGCCCGCCACAATGTCGCGGCGCGACAGAGCCTTTGGCGACAGTTCCGGCGCGGGGCCGCAGCGCACAGCAGCGCTCGCGGCGCCTTTTTCCGACCAATGCAGGCAAAATTGCGACGATCCGCCCTTCGGCGGATCGTCGACATGAAAAAACTGTGAGCTGCTGTTATTTCAGGGGCGAGCGGAGACGGGCAGAGCGTCCCGCAGCGCCGGAACGCCGCTGGAGGCGGCGGCGATCTTGGCGCGGCGCTCGCCTTCGAGCGAGGCCTGCGGCTTCTTGGCCGGATCGGCGCGATGCGACGGCCCCTGAGCCGCGGCGGCTTGGCCCACGGTCTTGGCCATGGCAGGCTTGTTGGCCACGGCGGGCTTGTCGGTCGTTGCGGACTTGGCAGCGCCAGGCTTGAGCGTCGTCGGCTTGGCGGCGGTCTTGGCGACCTCCTGCTTCTCGGCCTTGGCGCTTTCCATCTTGGCGGGCTCGGCTTTGGCGGGCTCCGATTTGGCGACGGCGGGCTCGCTAGCCGCCGGCTCCCTGCGGAAGCCGAGCAATCCGCCGATCGAATCCGTCGCGCCGGCGAGGCCGCCGAGCCTGACCGGCTCGGCCGGGGCGGCGGCTTCCGTCGCTTTCGGCACAGCGGCCTGCTCCACAGCCGCGACCGCGACCTTGATCTCGCTCTCTTTCTTGGCCTTGGCGGCGAGCTTGGCCGCGCTCATGGCCACGACCGGCGAGCGCGATTTGCCGATCTTCTCGTCGAGGGCGATCTCGATCGGCGCCACCAGCGTCTCCGGCCGGCTCACCTCGGCGATGCGCGCGTAGAAATCCGGGTGCTGGCCGCCGTCCTGATAGACGAGGCGCACCGGGCGCACGCCGCTCGCCGCCAGCTCGGCCACCTTGGCGTCGTCCGCAGCGGCTTTCTGCGCGACCTGCGCCTCTATCTCCGCATTGCGGCGCAGCGGCGGGCAGGCGGCGCTGGCGTCGAGCGGCTGGCCATTGGCGGAGGTCGCGTCGAAGACATAACGGCGATTGCAGACGCCGACGCTCGGCTCCTTGCCGGCGACCTCGAAATGGTCGGAGCCTTCCTTCAGCTGCTTCCAAAAGCCGATATTGGGGTCGAGCCTGTGCTTGGCCAGATTCTCCGCCGTCATCTTGAACGGATAGGACTGCATCTGGATCGAGCGCTGGCCATTGTTGAAGGAGGTGCGCAGGATCGCATAGATCTCGGCGATCTGCCGATCGGTCATGGAGAAGCAGCCGGCCGAGGAGCAGGCGCCATGGACCATGATGGAGCCGCCGCTATGGCCATAGGCGCGGTCATAAGCGTTGGGATAGCCGACGTTGAAGGAGAGATAATAGGCCGAGTTCGGATTCATCTGGCCAGGGGTGATGGAATAGAACCCCTCCGGCGCCTGCCGGTCGCCCTCGCGAACCTTCGGCCCGAGCTGGCCGGACCAGCGGCACATGGGGAAGGTCTTGAGATAGGCGTAGCGCCCGTCCGGCCGCTGCTTCCAGATTTGGAACTCGGCCTCTTTCTTATAGGAGCGGATGAGCGTCGGCGATTCCTTGGTGACGCCGGCCTGCTCCATCAGCGCCAAGGTCTCGGGCGGAATGGGCGTCAGCGCGCGCTGCGAGCCGGAGCCGAGATCATTGCAGGCGGAGAGCGCGAGCGACGCGCCGACGAGACTCCAGGGGGCGAGCCGCCCGATGTTTCGGAAGAGATTCATTCTCGCCCCGCTTCCCGAGGTCCGCGCCCAAAGGCGCGAATCACGCCTCGGAGACCCTACCATGACAATAGACGTCGAATTACCAACGTCCTTCTAACGCAAGAGGAAGAATAAGGCCAGAGCGTGGCTGTCCACGCCGGCAAGAGGGCGGCGATCGTCTGTGAGGTTAACGATTGGTTGACGCCGGGAGACCAGAGCAGCGCCCGGATTCGAGCCCGGCGAATGCTGGACGCTGCCGATTCTCGTCTGCTCAGACCTTGCGGCCGACCGAGAGAAAGCGTTCGGCGCGCGCCTCGACGATTTGCGCGCGGGAGAGATTGGCGAGGCCGGCCAGCGCATCGTCTATGCCCTCGCCCACGGCGGCGACGGCGGTCTCGGGATCGCGATGGGCGCCGCCCGGCGGCTCGGCGACGATGACGTCGATAATG
This window harbors:
- a CDS encoding cobyrinate a,c-diamide synthase, which gives rise to MTAPGILIAAVRSGAGKTTVTLGLMRALARRGLRVSGVKCGPDYIDPAFHAVATGRASFNLDSWTMEAELLAQLALRAGEDADLVVAEGAMGLFDGAPGALAQTGASADIAAHIGWPVLLVMDVSGQAQSAAAIARGVALHDARVRLAGVLLNRTGSERHRKLAQEAIEAVGIKVLGALPRDSGVALPERHLGLVQAGETRGLEALLDRLAERMEAHVDLDALLAAAGGGLVDLAPGPLHVPHAPGGRIAVAQDEAFSFFYPHLARAWREAGAEIVFFSPLADEVPPEDCDACWLPGGYPELHASRLAAAQNFLGGLRRFAATRAVHGECGGYMTLGRTLTDAAGAAHEMAGLLDLATSFAQRKLHLGYRRARLLADGALGAAGDELAGHEFHYATIVSEKGEPFAMVTDAYSQEQRPAGLRAGRVTGSFFHAMTKKKGRR
- a CDS encoding L,D-transpeptidase family protein gives rise to the protein MNLFRNIGRLAPWSLVGASLALSACNDLGSGSQRALTPIPPETLALMEQAGVTKESPTLIRSYKKEAEFQIWKQRPDGRYAYLKTFPMCRWSGQLGPKVREGDRQAPEGFYSITPGQMNPNSAYYLSFNVGYPNAYDRAYGHSGGSIMVHGACSSAGCFSMTDRQIAEIYAILRTSFNNGQRSIQMQSYPFKMTAENLAKHRLDPNIGFWKQLKEGSDHFEVAGKEPSVGVCNRRYVFDATSANGQPLDASAACPPLRRNAEIEAQVAQKAAADDAKVAELAASGVRPVRLVYQDGGQHPDFYARIAEVSRPETLVAPIEIALDEKIGKSRSPVVAMSAAKLAAKAKKESEIKVAVAAVEQAAVPKATEAAAPAEPVRLGGLAGATDSIGGLLGFRREPAASEPAVAKSEPAKAEPAKMESAKAEKQEVAKTAAKPTTLKPGAAKSATTDKPAVANKPAMAKTVGQAAAAQGPSHRADPAKKPQASLEGERRAKIAAASSGVPALRDALPVSARP